Genomic segment of Microbacterium sp. BH-3-3-3:
CGTGCTCGCCTCGGGCGCCGTCATCGCGGTGCTGCTGACCCCGGCCGCCTCGCTCTCGACCGAGCTCGCCGTGTCGCGCGACGTGGGGGCTCCGCCGCTGTTCGCCGGATCCGACGTGATCACCCTGGCGGCCTCCGGCGACACCTCGACGTTCGGCGTCGGCGATTGGTCGGCGGTCTTCGCCCACGCGACCAACCCCGAGACCTTCGACGGCAAGCCGGTCACCCTCACCGGGTTCATCACCCCCGGCGGCGACGGCGCGAGCTTCGATCTCACGCGCCTGGTCATCACGCACTGCGTCATCGACGCGCAGACCGCGCGCCTGCCCATCGCTGCGACCGGCGATGCGCCCTCGACCGGGCAGTGGGTCACGGTCACGGGAACGGTGCGCTCCAGCGGTGACGGCAAGCTCGAGGTGCACGCCGAGCAGGTCGCCTCGATCGACGAGCCGACGGATCCGTATGAGTACTGAGTCGCGCCGCGGCGGCGACTCCCGCCGTACCCGCGCCCGCCGCCGACGCGGGCGCGGCTTCCTCGTCGCGTTCGCCACCGTGCTCGGGGCGCTGGCGCTGGTGGGCGGTGTGGGCGGCGTCGTCGCCGTGGCGCAGGGCCCGCGTGTCACCGACGTGCAGGTCGACCCGACCGCCGCCGTCGCGGCATCCGGATCCCGGGTCATCCTCACCACGACGCAGTCCCTCGAGACCGTCGACCCCTCGCAGGTGCAGGTCGAGCCGGCGACGCCGTTCACGGTCGACACCGCCGGACGGAGCGTCGGGGTGCGCTTCACGCTGCCGCTGCGCGACGACACCGACTACCGCATCACCGTCAACGGCGTCAGCGGCCTCGGCGCGGGGCCGGCGTCGACCCTCACCGAGACCTTCCGCACACCGCCGCTGCAGGCCTACCTCATGCAGCGCGGCACCCCCGAGGGCGACACGATCTTCCGCACCGACCTGCAGGGCGAGGCGGGGCTGCCGGTCTTCGTCAACGCGCACATCGAGGACTTCCGCGCGACGGCGAACCACCTGGTCATCTCGGTGCGCGACGGCGACACGGCCCGCGTCATCGTGACCGACTCCGACGGGGGCAATCCGCGCGACATCGCCCTGCCCGGACCCGGCTTCGTGTCGAACCTGCAGTCGGCCGATCGAGGAGAGCGCATCGGCTTCACCTTCTCGGATGCCGATCTGGGCGCCGCCGGCGGACGTGAGAGCCGCCTGTTCACGGCGTCTGCGGCCGACGACGCCGCCCCCACCGAGGTGGGCCTGAACGGCGGCGACGTGCGCATCGCCGATTGGCGCTTCGTGCCCGACACCGACAGCATGCTCGTGCTCACCTTCGATTCGCGCCTGCTGCTCACCGACGCGCAGGGCGGCAACGCCGCTCCGCTGGGCAGCGCGGTGTCGATCGACGGCATCGCCCGCGGGTCGTCGGTGGCGATCGTCGAGCGGGTCGAGGGCATCCGCGAGATCAACCTGACCGACGGATCCGAGCAGCCGCTCGTGCAACCGGTCGACCCCCCGGGCTTGGCGGGGCGGGCGACCCCCGTGCCGGGCGCCGGAGCGGGGACCATCCGCTCGTTCGCCGACATCAGCGCCGACGGGGTGTCGCGCTCGACGACCGTGGCGCACGTCGACACCGACGGTGCCGTGCGATCGCTGCTCGAGGTGCCGGGCTCCGACACGGTGCTGCAGACCTGCGTCTCGCCGAGCGGTCGGTACGCGGCCGTGCTCGTGGCCCCTCGCGCCGTCGACAACCCGTTCGACCGCTACCAGCTGCCGCTGCCCGAGAAACTGCAGACGCATCTCGTCGAGGTCGACACGGGCCAGGAGCTCGTCGCGCTGCAGGGCTTCGACCTGTCGTGGTGCCAGGTGCCCCCGCAGTGAGCCGCCCCGCGATGCGGGATGACCTCTCGGCCCTGCCGGTCGAGGTCGCGCCGCGTCTGCTCGGCGCGCGGCTCGAGACCGTCGTCGGCGGGGAGCGCGTCGTGCTGCGCGTCACGGAGGTCGAGGCGTACCACGGTCGCGGAACCGGCGAGCAGCCCGACCCGGGCTCGCACGCCCGCATGGGGCCGACCGCGCGCAACGCCACGATGTGGGGCGAGCCGGGGCACCTCTACGTGTATCTGAGTCACGGCATCCATTCGTGCGTCAACGTCGTCTGCGCACCCGACGGGGTGGCCGGCGGTGTGCTGCTGCGCGGCGGCGAGGTCGTCGAGGGGGCCGACGTGGCGGAGCGGCGCCGACTCGAACGGCGCGGGGCGGTGCGCTCCGCCCGCGACCTCGCGCGCGGACCCGGGCGACTCGGCGACGCGGTCGGGCTGCGGCATCCGGTGCACGACGGCGTCGACGCGATCACCGGGGTCGAGCAGGCGGGCGCGCGGGCGCGTCTGCTGCTGCCCGAGACACCGGTACGCGACGTCGCGACGGGGCCGCGCGTGGGGGTGGCGGGGGTCGCGGGAACCGCGGCGTTCCCGTGGCGGTTCTGGATCGAGGGGGATGCCACGGTGTCGGCGTTCCGGTGGGGGCGGGGCGCCGCCGAGGCGGCGGGTGGCTGAGGCCGGTCCCGTCGACCGGTCCGGGGGTCCGGGTCAGGGCCGTGCTAGACTGACCCCTTGTCTGCGCGCACTCCAGCACGCAGTTCGCTCCCCGATTCTCGACCGCGGCCTCGTGTCGTGCTCGAACGGGGTGCAGACAAGGGATCTTGGGTGGCACCGTCCGGTGTCACGGTACAGAAGGAGACATCACCATGGCAGCAGTGTGCCAGGTGACTGGAGCGGTTCCCGGCTTCGGTCACAACATCTCGCACTCGCACCGCCGGACGAAGCGCCGCTTCGACCCGAACGTGCAGAAGAAGACCTACTTCGTTCCGTCGCTGGGTCGCAACATCAAGCTCAACGTTTCGGCGAAGGGCATCAAGGTCATCGACGCACGCGGCATCGAGTCCGTCGTTCGTGACCTGCAGGCGAAGGGCGTGAAGCTGTAATGGCGAAGAAGGCTCAGGACGTACGTCCCATCATCAAGCTGCGTTCGACCGCCGGCACGGGGTACACCTACGTGACGCGCAAGAACCGCCGCAACAACCCCGACCGCATCGTGCTCAAGAAGTACGACCCCGTGGTCCGCAAGCACGTCGACTTCCGAGAGGAGCGCTAAGCACATGGCCAAGAAGAGCAAGATCGCGCGCAACGAGCAGCGCAAGGTCGTCGTCGAGCGCTGGGCGACGAAGCGCGCCGAGCTGAAGAAGACCCTGGTCGACCCGACCGCCACCGACGAGGCCCGCGAGGCCGCCCGCGTGGGGCTGCAGAAGCTCCCCCGCAACGCCTCGCCCGCCCGCGTGCGCAGCCGCGACGTCATCGACGGCCGCCCCCGTGGCGTCCTCACGAAGTTCGGCGTCTCGCGCGTCCGCTTCCGTGACATGGCCCACCGTGGCGAACTGCCCGGTGTGACCAAGTCGAGCTGGTAAGCACCAGACACACGCGCCGAGGGCGGGGGTTCCGAAAGGGATCCCCGCCCTTCGGCGTTCTCAGGCGTCCGCGCTCAGGTGCGCGACCGCCTGGGCCCGGGTGCTGACGCCGAGCTTGACGTAGATGGATCGCACCTGGCTCTTGACCGTGTTCACCGAGACGCCTCGCTCGCGGGCGATCTGGGCGAGGCTCGAACCGGTGGCCAGCAGCGCGGCCAGGGCGTGCTCCGTGGGGGTGAGCCCGGGTACGTCGCGGGCGGGCGGCACGGCGTGGGGGCGCGCGGCGAGCTGGAGCAGGGCGTCGCGGATCGATGCCGCCGTGCCCGCGAGTTCGGGATGATCCTCGGCCGCGGCTTCGACGAGATCGGCGCATTCGGCGGCGGGGATCATGATGAAGGGCGTCCGCGAGCTTCCGGTGCGCGAGATCAGCATCAGCGCGGATGCCATGCTCTGGCGGGCGCGTCGCTCCTGACCGATGCGCCGGAAGGCGATCGCACGCAGCAGCATCAACCGCGGGAGGGTGCGCAGGCAGTGGTCGTCTTCCGAGGCGGCGCACGCGTCGGTCTCGAGGAGCGCCTCGCGCTCGCGGCCCAGCAGCAGCAGCGCGATGGCGCGCTGCGTCGCGAAGCACGTGCCGTGGCCGTCGGGGCTGAGCGCCGTGGCCACCACCGCGAGCCCGTCGGCGGGCTGATCGTGCGCCAGGAAGAGGTCGGAGCGGATGCACATCAGCAGATGGCGGACCACCCGTTGGCTGCTGTGCCGCCGGCTGCCGTGCAGCAACTGCCAGCTCGCCGCGATGCCGTCGGCGAACTCCCGCCGGATGAGGCGGCACATGACCTCGGTGGCAAGCGAGGCGTAGTCGAGGTAGGGGTCGTCGGGGGCGAGGGCGGCGAGCTCCCCGCTGATCGCGGACAGCCTGTCGTGGTCCATGCGTGCCGCCGAGACCAGGCAGTCGGCGAGCAGGATCAGGAAGGAGCCCTCGCGGGGGTCCCATCCGGCCTCGACGAAGAGATCCGTGGCCGCGCGCACCGTGGGCGCCGCGCGCTCGTTCTCTCCGTTCAGGGCGAGGCCGAAGCTGCTCACCGCGAGAGCGCGATAGCGCAGGGCGTCGGTGTCGGCGAAGAGCTGTGCTTCTTCCCCGAAGCGGACACCCGACTGGGGGGACCCGACCGCGCAGAGGTATTCGCCCACGCTGGAGAGCAGCTCCGACCGGGCGCCGGGCGACAGCCCGGCGGGGCGGTTCAGATGCGTGCCGTCGAAGTAGCGCGCGATCAGCGCGATGCCGTCGCCCAGGGCGTCGCGGCGTGCGCGAGCGACGAGGAGGGCGGAGAGGATCCGTGCACTGTCATCGGTCCATCGTCGCGGGGGGTCGAAGGCCTCCGTCTCGGCGAGCAGGGCGAGGTGGCGGGGTTCGGGCACACCGGAGCCGGGAAGCAGTCGACTCGCGGTGAGGAGCGCGGCCGCTCGAAGCGTGTCGTGCGGCTCGACGTTCAGGGGATGTGCCCGCCTGATCGCCTCGCCGGGATCAGCCATCGGCGGTCCGACCGCAGGCGGGTTGCGCGTTCGCCGAGCGCGTCAGCGCCTCGACGGCTTCGTACCGGCCGCGTACCCCCAACTTGGCGTAGACCGATCGCACCTGACTCTTCACCGTGTTCACCGAGACCCCGCGTTCCTCGGCGATGCCCGCGATGCTGAGCGATGTGGTCAATCGGTGCGTCAGGGTGCGCTCCGTCGGGGTCAGCCCTGCGAGCAGGCCGAAGCGGGGTGCCGGGAGGTCGGGTGCGGTGACGACCGCCAGGGCGTCGAACACGCACGGCATCGCGTCGCGGAACTCCGGACGCTCGAGCATGACGGCGGCGATGAGATCGCGGGTCTCGCCGTGGGGAAGCATGACGAAGGGGGTCCCCGAGGTGCCCGTGCGCAGCAGCAGAACCATCGCCGCCTCGGTGCTGGCGGTTGCGCGGTCCCGCTCGCCGAGTCGCCGATGCGCCAGCGCCCTGCGCAGCAGAAGCGGGGTGAGCGTGCGAAGGCAATGGTCGGCCCCGGTCGCCACGCAGGCTTCGGTCTCGGCGAGGAGCTCCCGCTCGCGGCCCAGGTGGAGCAGGCTCGCCGCGCGCTGCATCGAGAAGCAGATGCCGTGTCCGTCCGGGTTCTCGTACGGCGCGAGCGTCGCCAAGGCCTCGGTGGAACGACCCTGTGCGACGAGCATGTCGGAGCGCATGCAGACGAGGAAATGCCGCGTCATCGTGTGGCTGTGCCGTGCGCCCTCCTCTGACAGCAGGGTCTGGATCGCCGCCAGGCCACCGTCCATGTCGCCGCGCAGCATCTGGGCCATCGCCTCGACGGATCGTGCCGAATGCGCCCAGTACGGGTCGTCGGGCTGAGCGGCTGTCATCGCGGCCGACACGGCATGCAGGCGGTCGACCTGGAGGTGGGCGGAGGCGATGAGCGTCTCCGCCAGAAACTCGACGTACGCGGTGTCCGCCCGTGCCCAGCCCTGCGCGGCGAACACCTCTCGCGCGTTCGCGAGAGACACCCGGGCGGATTCGTACTCACCGTTGAGCGCCTGGCCGAGCGCGACGACGGTGAGCGCACGGTAGCGCAGCGCCTCGGTGTCGGCGAAGAGCAGGGCTTCGGCCCCGAAACGGGCGCCCATCTGCGGCCACCCGACGGCGTTGCAGTACTCGCCGACGCTCGCGTG
This window contains:
- the rpsN gene encoding 30S ribosomal protein S14 — encoded protein: MAKKSKIARNEQRKVVVERWATKRAELKKTLVDPTATDEAREAARVGLQKLPRNASPARVRSRDVIDGRPRGVLTKFGVSRVRFRDMAHRGELPGVTKSSW
- a CDS encoding DNA-3-methyladenine glycosylase translates to MRDDLSALPVEVAPRLLGARLETVVGGERVVLRVTEVEAYHGRGTGEQPDPGSHARMGPTARNATMWGEPGHLYVYLSHGIHSCVNVVCAPDGVAGGVLLRGGEVVEGADVAERRRLERRGAVRSARDLARGPGRLGDAVGLRHPVHDGVDAITGVEQAGARARLLLPETPVRDVATGPRVGVAGVAGTAAFPWRFWIEGDATVSAFRWGRGAAEAAGG
- a CDS encoding DUF1980 domain-containing protein, which codes for MSRTSALATRWLGVGLTACLSITTITLWVTGRMSLYINPDSAWFAVGMSVVALIGAVASFALPLGAEADHGHDHEHGHAPAAASARREAFAHADHEHSDPTDAHDRAAHDHLAARPRLTPGGVAAFAGGVLASGAVIAVLLTPAASLSTELAVSRDVGAPPLFAGSDVITLAASGDTSTFGVGDWSAVFAHATNPETFDGKPVTLTGFITPGGDGASFDLTRLVITHCVIDAQTARLPIAATGDAPSTGQWVTVTGTVRSSGDGKLEVHAEQVASIDEPTDPYEY
- the rpmG gene encoding 50S ribosomal protein L33, whose product is MAKKAQDVRPIIKLRSTAGTGYTYVTRKNRRNNPDRIVLKKYDPVVRKHVDFREER
- the rpmB gene encoding 50S ribosomal protein L28, giving the protein MAAVCQVTGAVPGFGHNISHSHRRTKRRFDPNVQKKTYFVPSLGRNIKLNVSAKGIKVIDARGIESVVRDLQAKGVKL
- a CDS encoding LuxR C-terminal-related transcriptional regulator, producing MPRSRTSIDARAAQHAAVVSTVIRLAPGHGPPHQRHLSLLAAAAAPPVPPTWTDPAARAVIALFAARARRDNLTDGAALVRRYFEGVRLTRPAELADGTRSQLHASVGEYCNAVGWPQMGARFGAEALLFADTEALRYRALTVVALGQALNGEYESARVSLANAREVFAAQGWARADTAYVEFLAETLIASAHLQVDRLHAVSAAMTAAQPDDPYWAHSARSVEAMAQMLRGDMDGGLAAIQTLLSEEGARHSHTMTRHFLVCMRSDMLVAQGRSTEALATLAPYENPDGHGICFSMQRAASLLHLGRERELLAETEACVATGADHCLRTLTPLLLRRALAHRRLGERDRATASTEAAMVLLLRTGTSGTPFVMLPHGETRDLIAAVMLERPEFRDAMPCVFDALAVVTAPDLPAPRFGLLAGLTPTERTLTHRLTTSLSIAGIAEERGVSVNTVKSQVRSVYAKLGVRGRYEAVEALTRSANAQPACGRTADG
- a CDS encoding helix-turn-helix transcriptional regulator is translated as MADPGEAIRRAHPLNVEPHDTLRAAALLTASRLLPGSGVPEPRHLALLAETEAFDPPRRWTDDSARILSALLVARARRDALGDGIALIARYFDGTHLNRPAGLSPGARSELLSSVGEYLCAVGSPQSGVRFGEEAQLFADTDALRYRALAVSSFGLALNGENERAAPTVRAATDLFVEAGWDPREGSFLILLADCLVSAARMDHDRLSAISGELAALAPDDPYLDYASLATEVMCRLIRREFADGIAASWQLLHGSRRHSSQRVVRHLLMCIRSDLFLAHDQPADGLAVVATALSPDGHGTCFATQRAIALLLLGREREALLETDACAASEDDHCLRTLPRLMLLRAIAFRRIGQERRARQSMASALMLISRTGSSRTPFIMIPAAECADLVEAAAEDHPELAGTAASIRDALLQLAARPHAVPPARDVPGLTPTEHALAALLATGSSLAQIARERGVSVNTVKSQVRSIYVKLGVSTRAQAVAHLSADA